From a region of the bacterium genome:
- a CDS encoding acyl-CoA dehydrogenase family protein has protein sequence MTTYFTETHNQLKTTIHKFVEKEILPHIHTWEEKNEFPKELYKKVGDLGFLGLGFDPAFGGVESDIFHTMVLVTEMMRSTSQGLLASLFSHSIAIPPIDKLGTDEQKNKFMKPVLAGNKIAALAITEPNAGSDVAHIQTKAKQQGNHYLVNGSKMFITSGCRADFYTTAVRTGGEGHEGISLLLIERNTPGLAVEKKLDKMGWWASDTALISFNDCKVPVDNLLGEENKGFYGIMANFESERLFLAGMAVGSAQVAYEKALEYAQTREAFGGALIKKQVIRHKLAEMTTLLTVSREYLYSVCQKKKDGEPILKEAAMAKNFCVTSCQTVVDEAVQIFGGMGYMRENPVERLYRDMRLLSIGGGTHEVMNEIIAKFL, from the coding sequence ATGACAACTTATTTTACTGAAACCCACAACCAACTCAAAACTACCATTCATAAATTTGTTGAAAAAGAAATTTTGCCTCATATTCACACTTGGGAGGAAAAAAATGAATTTCCCAAGGAACTTTATAAAAAAGTAGGCGACTTGGGTTTTTTAGGTTTGGGATTTGATCCGGCTTTTGGTGGGGTAGAATCGGATATTTTTCACACGATGGTGTTGGTGACTGAAATGATGCGTTCTACCTCGCAGGGTTTGCTGGCGTCTCTTTTTTCTCATTCTATTGCCATTCCGCCTATTGATAAATTAGGAACCGACGAACAAAAAAATAAATTTATGAAACCGGTGTTGGCTGGAAATAAAATTGCCGCACTAGCCATTACCGAGCCTAATGCCGGTTCGGATGTGGCACATATTCAAACTAAGGCTAAACAACAGGGCAATCATTATCTTGTTAATGGATCCAAGATGTTTATCACCAGTGGTTGCCGCGCAGATTTTTATACTACGGCCGTGCGCACTGGTGGAGAAGGGCATGAAGGGATTTCGCTCTTGTTGATTGAACGCAACACACCGGGTCTTGCGGTGGAAAAGAAATTGGACAAGATGGGCTGGTGGGCATCCGATACAGCGCTCATTAGTTTTAACGACTGTAAAGTGCCCGTAGATAATCTCCTCGGCGAAGAAAATAAAGGGTTTTATGGCATCATGGCTAATTTTGAAAGTGAGCGCTTGTTTTTAGCGGGGATGGCAGTGGGGAGTGCTCAAGTTGCCTATGAAAAAGCTTTGGAGTACGCTCAAACACGCGAGGCGTTTGGTGGTGCGCTCATAAAAAAACAAGTGATCCGTCATAAACTGGCCGAGATGACAACCCTTCTTACTGTTTCTCGAGAATATTTATACTCCGTTTGCCAAAAGAAAAAAGACGGCGAACCCATTCTTAAAGAAGCAGCTATGGCTAAAAACTTTTGTGTGACCTCCTGTCAAACGGTAGTGGATGAAGCCGTCCAGATTTTTGGAGGGATGGGCTATATGCGCGAAAACCCCGTGGAACGTCTTTACAGGGATATGCGCCTGCTTTCTATTGGAGGCGGCACGCATGAAGTGATGAATGAAATCATTGCTAAGTTTTTATAG
- a CDS encoding NAD+ synthase produces the protein MKIALIQLNTLVGDIAGNTQKVIRSLEKAQKEGAKLAIFQEMVLTGYPPRDLLYLPYFMAQHEEALKNILPYTQGIACVLGGIVVNKNVEGLPLYNAAFWCQDGTIREVARKRLLPMYDVFDENRYFEPGQEAVVVAYQGYHFGLSICEDIWRGGLYSVDPVSELKTAGAQVLINISASPYSCGKIKERRKILSQLSSKYFLKSIYVNQVGGNDELVFDGGSMIYNAQGDLCHQSPFFKEDTQVIDLDHLQKVELVDDELNSLEQALILGLKDYVKKCGFKKVALGLSGGIDSALVATLAAKALGKDHVLGLMMPSRYSSKGSVADSKKLAKNLGIKTKLLPIDGQHKAYEKSFKTMFRGKKPDTTEENIQARIRGNLLMAVSNKLGHLVLTTGNKSEVATGYCTLYGDMAGGLAVISDVPKTLVYDLCRYINRKKEIIPQTIIDKEPSAELRPNQRDQDSLPPYEVLDKIMRSYVEDLKSEEEIIAEGHDAVTVKRIIRLIKLNEYKRRQAAPGLKVTSKAFGVGRRFPIAAKF, from the coding sequence ATGAAAATTGCCCTCATACAGCTCAATACCCTGGTAGGAGATATTGCTGGGAATACTCAAAAAGTCATCCGCTCGCTTGAAAAAGCCCAAAAAGAGGGCGCCAAGCTCGCGATTTTTCAGGAGATGGTGTTAACGGGCTATCCGCCACGCGATTTGCTTTATTTGCCTTACTTTATGGCCCAGCACGAAGAAGCGCTGAAAAATATTTTGCCCTACACTCAGGGTATTGCCTGTGTTTTGGGGGGGATTGTAGTTAATAAGAACGTTGAAGGTTTGCCCTTATATAATGCCGCTTTCTGGTGTCAGGACGGAACGATTCGGGAGGTGGCGAGAAAACGCTTATTGCCTATGTATGATGTGTTCGATGAGAACCGTTATTTTGAACCGGGCCAAGAGGCGGTGGTGGTGGCGTATCAAGGCTATCATTTTGGCCTCAGTATTTGTGAAGATATCTGGAGAGGTGGTTTGTATTCGGTTGATCCTGTAAGTGAACTTAAAACTGCCGGCGCTCAGGTGCTTATCAATATTTCGGCGTCTCCTTATAGCTGTGGCAAGATTAAGGAACGGCGAAAAATTTTGTCTCAATTATCATCCAAATATTTTCTTAAAAGCATTTATGTGAATCAGGTGGGCGGTAACGATGAACTTGTTTTTGATGGCGGATCGATGATTTACAATGCTCAAGGCGATTTGTGTCATCAATCCCCATTTTTTAAAGAAGATACACAAGTTATCGACCTTGATCATCTTCAAAAAGTAGAATTAGTAGACGATGAATTGAATTCATTGGAACAGGCCTTAATTCTAGGTTTGAAAGATTATGTAAAAAAATGTGGCTTTAAAAAAGTTGCCTTGGGTTTATCGGGCGGGATCGATTCGGCTCTTGTTGCCACCCTTGCTGCTAAAGCTTTAGGAAAAGATCATGTGTTGGGGCTTATGATGCCATCCCGCTATTCCAGCAAGGGGAGTGTGGCCGATTCTAAAAAATTAGCCAAAAATTTGGGTATAAAAACAAAACTGTTGCCTATTGATGGCCAGCATAAAGCCTACGAAAAAAGTTTTAAAACAATGTTTAGAGGTAAAAAGCCGGATACCACTGAAGAAAATATTCAGGCCCGTATACGCGGTAACTTGTTGATGGCGGTTTCTAATAAGTTGGGGCACCTGGTTCTGACCACCGGTAACAAATCGGAAGTGGCTACTGGGTATTGCACGCTTTATGGTGACATGGCTGGTGGGTTAGCGGTTATTTCGGATGTTCCCAAAACTTTGGTTTACGATTTGTGTCGGTATATTAATCGTAAAAAGGAAATTATTCCCCAAACCATTATTGATAAAGAGCCATCAGCTGAGCTGCGTCCTAATCAGCGGGATCAGGATAGTTTGCCGCCCTATGAGGTGCTCGATAAAATCATGCGATCTTATGTGGAAGATTTAAAAAGTGAAGAAGAAATTATTGCCGAAGGCCATGATGCTGTAACAGTCAAAAGAATCATCCGCCTTATTAAACTTAACGAATACAAACGTCGCCAGGCGGCCCCTGGTTTAAAAGTAACTTCTAAAGCGTTTGGAGTAGGGCGGCGCTTTCCTATTGCGGCAAAATTTTAA
- a CDS encoding YifB family Mg chelatase-like AAA ATPase: MLSKVSSAGLVGIEAYPLDVEVDIAMQGMPQWHTVGLPESEVKESKERVISAIKNSGYDFAQRKITINLAPADVRKEGTALDLPIALGLLASSSLITNPDLSRFLCLGELSLNGDLRPIKGALPMAMMASPHLYTGIILPKVNAPEAAMVGKVPVYGVKHLSEAVEFIEGRLHLAPEPKTEFNSLHAAPTPGTDFEDICGQYQAKRALEVAASGGHNILFLGPPGSGKTMLASRLPSILPPLTFEESLETSRVYSVVSLLKEQSLMSERPFRSPHHSISDAGLVGGGGYPRPGEVSLAHNGVLFLDELPEFKKNVLELLRQPLESSSVTISRAATSLTYPARFMLVAAMNPCPCGYYGHPRTACRCTTSSLHKYKTKLSGPLLDRIDIQIEVPPVSFNDMVKRDEKRETSLEIRERVNQVRAIQKERYKNEKVLVNAQMTAKHLKKYGKLNNECQQIMKGIMEKFQLSGRAFDRILRVAKTLADMERVDDIQTAHLLEAVQYRCLDRQYL, translated from the coding sequence ATGTTATCCAAGGTTTCATCAGCAGGACTTGTTGGGATAGAAGCTTATCCATTAGACGTGGAAGTAGATATTGCCATGCAGGGCATGCCTCAATGGCATACGGTGGGACTTCCCGAAAGCGAAGTGAAGGAAAGTAAAGAACGGGTTATATCGGCTATTAAAAATAGCGGATACGATTTTGCCCAGCGGAAAATAACCATTAACCTGGCTCCCGCCGATGTGCGGAAGGAAGGGACAGCGCTGGATTTACCAATTGCTTTGGGCTTACTGGCGTCGTCAAGTCTGATAACCAATCCTGATTTATCCCGTTTTCTTTGTTTGGGCGAGTTATCGCTTAATGGTGACTTGCGTCCTATAAAAGGAGCGCTCCCAATGGCGATGATGGCCAGTCCTCATTTATATACCGGAATTATTTTACCAAAGGTGAATGCGCCGGAAGCAGCCATGGTGGGAAAGGTACCGGTTTATGGCGTTAAACATTTAAGTGAAGCGGTAGAATTTATTGAGGGACGTTTACACTTAGCTCCCGAACCAAAAACTGAATTTAATAGTTTACATGCAGCACCCACGCCCGGAACGGATTTTGAAGATATTTGTGGGCAGTATCAAGCCAAACGGGCGCTGGAGGTAGCCGCCAGTGGTGGACACAATATCTTATTTTTAGGACCGCCTGGATCGGGAAAAACGATGCTGGCTTCGCGACTACCCAGTATTTTACCGCCACTAACTTTTGAAGAATCTCTTGAGACCAGCCGCGTTTATTCGGTTGTTTCACTCTTAAAAGAACAATCGCTTATGAGCGAGCGTCCGTTCAGGTCCCCGCATCATAGTATATCCGATGCAGGCTTGGTGGGAGGAGGAGGGTATCCAAGGCCAGGCGAAGTAAGTTTGGCGCACAATGGTGTTTTGTTTTTGGATGAATTACCCGAGTTTAAAAAGAATGTTTTGGAACTTTTGCGTCAACCGCTCGAATCGTCTAGCGTTACTATTTCGCGTGCGGCCACAAGTCTTACTTATCCGGCCCGCTTTATGTTGGTGGCCGCCATGAACCCATGTCCGTGTGGTTACTATGGGCATCCGCGTACCGCTTGCCGTTGTACCACATCAAGCTTACATAAATACAAAACCAAGTTATCAGGTCCTCTTTTAGATCGTATCGATATTCAAATTGAAGTTCCGCCGGTTTCATTTAACGACATGGTCAAGCGTGATGAAAAGCGGGAGACCTCGCTTGAAATTCGCGAAAGAGTTAATCAAGTGAGAGCCATACAAAAAGAGCGCTATAAAAATGAAAAAGTTTTGGTGAATGCTCAAATGACGGCGAAGCATTTAAAAAAATACGGAAAGCTCAATAACGAATGTCAGCAAATTATGAAAGGCATCATGGAAAAATTTCAATTATCGGGACGGGCGTTTGATAGAATTTTACGCGTGGCTAAAACCTTGGCTGATATGGAAAGGGTAGATGATATTCAAACGGCCCATCTCTTGGAAGCGGTACAATATCGTTGTTTGGATAGGCAGTATCTATAA
- the rpoZ gene encoding DNA-directed RNA polymerase subunit omega → MARVTVEDCLEHVENRFVLVHVASRRVRQLEKGAYRMIGSKNKNIVESLREIAFGKVRRLEASATEEEATEE, encoded by the coding sequence ATGGCAAGAGTTACTGTAGAAGATTGTTTAGAACATGTTGAAAACCGCTTTGTGTTAGTTCATGTGGCTTCCCGCCGCGTGCGTCAGCTTGAAAAAGGCGCTTACCGCATGATTGGCAGCAAAAACAAAAACATCGTTGAATCGCTCCGAGAAATTGCTTTTGGCAAAGTGCGTCGCTTAGAAGCAAGCGCCACAGAAGAAGAAGCGACTGAAGAATAA
- a CDS encoding DUF1343 domain-containing protein, translating into MVKTGLGQLSSFLPKLKKKRVGVLAHPASVDSQFNHIVDLLLKNKINITQLFGPEHGIRGEAQDMDHVDSSVDSQTGLPVKSLYGPTLESLKPTENDFKNIDVLVCDLQDIGSRYYTFIYTIAFCMQTAAKTGVEVIVLDRPNPINGVDVEGPLVQKGFESFVGYYPLPNRHGMTVGELALLFNTEFNIGCKLQIIKMKGWKRTMYFDDTGLPWVLPSPNMPTLEAALVYPGQCLVEATDLSEGRGTTKPFEFIGAPFIDPYRWLETLNNYRFDGFHLRPIYYRPTFQKAAMQNCGGLQIHITDRNKIIPLYLSCVLLKTLKDLYPNDFKWRAKPYEFVDEIPAIDLLTGSSAYRECVEEKGDLNKLYQSWETETKAFVKSSEKYLLYGE; encoded by the coding sequence ATGGTTAAAACAGGATTAGGTCAACTTTCATCTTTCTTACCCAAACTTAAAAAGAAACGCGTGGGTGTGTTGGCTCACCCAGCCAGTGTGGATAGTCAATTCAACCACATTGTAGATTTACTTCTCAAAAATAAAATCAATATCACCCAACTTTTTGGCCCCGAGCACGGTATCCGTGGCGAAGCCCAGGATATGGATCATGTGGATTCGTCGGTAGACTCCCAAACCGGTCTTCCGGTAAAAAGCCTGTATGGACCAACACTCGAATCGTTAAAACCTACCGAAAATGATTTTAAAAATATCGATGTGCTGGTGTGCGATTTGCAAGATATTGGATCGCGTTACTATACCTTTATTTATACCATCGCTTTTTGCATGCAAACAGCCGCTAAAACCGGCGTAGAAGTGATCGTTCTCGATCGTCCTAATCCCATTAATGGTGTTGATGTTGAAGGGCCTCTTGTTCAAAAAGGGTTCGAATCATTTGTTGGCTATTACCCTCTTCCTAATCGCCACGGCATGACAGTTGGCGAGCTAGCTCTTCTTTTTAATACAGAATTTAATATTGGATGTAAGTTGCAAATCATTAAAATGAAGGGGTGGAAAAGGACGATGTATTTTGACGACACCGGCCTTCCCTGGGTCCTTCCGTCACCCAACATGCCAACACTTGAAGCTGCCCTTGTTTATCCCGGCCAGTGTTTGGTAGAAGCAACAGACTTATCAGAAGGCCGCGGCACAACAAAACCCTTTGAATTTATCGGCGCTCCCTTTATCGATCCGTATCGTTGGCTAGAGACCTTAAATAATTATCGTTTCGATGGCTTTCATCTCCGTCCCATTTATTATCGCCCTACTTTTCAAAAGGCAGCCATGCAGAATTGTGGCGGCTTGCAGATTCACATTACCGATCGAAACAAAATTATCCCGCTTTATCTCTCCTGTGTATTGCTTAAAACACTGAAAGATCTTTACCCGAACGATTTTAAATGGAGAGCCAAGCCTTATGAATTTGTTGATGAGATTCCGGCCATTGATCTTCTAACCGGAAGTTCGGCTTACCGGGAATGCGTGGAAGAAAAAGGTGATTTGAACAAGCTGTATCAAAGTTGGGAGACGGAGACAAAAGCGTTTGTGAAAAGTAGTGAGAAGTATTTGCTGTACGGGGAGTAA